Within Deltaproteobacteria bacterium, the genomic segment GCGCGAGCCCGAGGCGAACTTCCGCCGCATCTGCGACCACCTCGGCATCCCCTTCGAGGCCGCGGCCATCGAGTACGGCGAGCAGGGCGACGCTCCCAAAGGGCTCGGCGACCCGACCGGCGTGGCCCAGCACAACCGGCCCGTCACCTCCTCGATCAGCAAGTGGGCAGCCGAGATCGCGGCCCAGCCGGAACTCCTGGCACTCGTCGGCCGACTCATCGAAGAGCTCGACCCGGCCGACCTCGAGACCCTCGGCTACCCGCGCGAGAAGATCGTGGCGCAGCTCGAGGCGGCGCGCGGCGCGCCGGTGCCGGTCAAGCGCGAGGCGCCGATGCGCTACGCCCTCGAGCGGAAGGTCCTCGTGGCGCTCCGGCGGAACATCCACCACAACACACTCGGCCGCGTGCTGAAGCGCGTCCGCTTCGCGCTCGACGTAGTTCTGCGGGAGTAGTAGTCGTCCGGGACATGGCGCGACTCGAACCGGTCCCGGACGCCTCGCTCACCCTCGGCACGCGCTTCTGGTTCTGGATCATCCGGCGCGTCTTCGGCCGCGTGCTGACGCCGTACCGCATCCTCGCGCACGCTCCGCGCCTGGTCGGGGGTTCGACGCTCGCGAACGCGCTCTTCGGCCTCGGCCGTTGGGAGATCGGCCCGGAGCTGCGCACGCTGATCCACCTGCGGGTGGCCTCGCTCGTCGGCTGCGTCTTCTGAACGGACATCAATACTGCCGTCGGCAGGAAACGAGGCATCAGCGACGACAAGCTTCAAGCCGTGGCCGACTATGCGCGCCACCCGGGCTACACCGAGCGCGAGCGCGTGGCGCTCGCCTACGCGGAGATGGTGACGATCTCGCCGAACGACGTCACCGACGAGCAGTTCGCGGACCTCCGTCGCCACTTCACGCCGCGCGAGATCGTCGAGATCACGGCACAGGCCGCCTTCGAGAACTTCCGCGCGCGACTGAACCGCTCGCTCCGCATCGAGGACGACGGCTTCGCGGCGCTGCCAGTCGAGAAGCTGCCGAAGGCGTTGTGATGCAGGAGGAGACGATTCCCGTTCCCGGAACGGTTCGCTTCCCCGTCGAGCTGACGCCACCCGAAGGCTTCGACCCCGCGCGCCTCGAGACCTGGCCGAGGGTCGAGGGCCGGCTCGAGTGGGTGGGGGGGAGGCTGCTCTACATGCCGCCGTGTGGCGACCGACAGCAATACACCGTGGCGGATGTCGTGGCCACGCTCGTCA encodes:
- a CDS encoding carboxymuconolactone decarboxylase family protein, with the translated sequence MADYARHPGYTERERVALAYAEMVTISPNDVTDEQFADLRRHFTPREIVEITAQAAFENFRARLNRSLRIEDDGFAALPVEKLPKAL